DNA from Tripterygium wilfordii isolate XIE 37 chromosome 15, ASM1340144v1, whole genome shotgun sequence:
CCCTTCACATCCATCAACAGAAAGAACACAACCACCTTAAAACTACTTTCTGTCTATCTATAgactcacacacacatatataaatatgtatgtatcacaaagagagagagagcaagtgCGCTCTTGTGGGTGAAGTAATGGGTTCTGTTAAGATGTTGCCAGCGGTGCCACCATTTTGGGTTATGAggtttgctttgctttgcttccTTGGCTTCCAGCATATGCACCTGTTTTGGAATACAAACAAATTCATCTTACtcactccctctctctctctctcttactcACTCTCTTTTAACGCTGACAACACACATGCAAGCAATCTCTCTTAACGTTATCTTCACGTCTGTGTAGAATGTAAAAACAGTGAGGCTCTGCTTAATGAACTTGGGAAATCACAGCCGTACATCACTGGCTAAAGTTGTTTCCTTTGACACCGTCAGTCAACATTGGGAGTTGTAACATGGGACCAAAGTGAATAGGGATGATGTGATGCATTAACTAAATGTGAATTGTCAATAAATACTCTCCTGCTTAATTTAGCATTACAAAGTTCCTATCTTGACCCACCATTTGTTATTTTCAGTTTGTATTTGGtggatctcttcttcttcttctttttgctttgtttAAGGTGAATTTAGCCACTGAGATTTCCGTTAGATTAATGCATTAATGGGTGGATTTCAATCAAAATACTTGAATCAGACAAAGTAAGATGTCATCTTTTGGTTGATAACAACACTAGCAGCTGCTACTAGTTACCTCATGAAGATATTTCAACTGTTTTATTCcacttttttttcataataCCAATTAGTCAAAAGCAATATAAAGTCAAGTGAATCACTTtcataaatattttgaattgttATAGAACTTTATGATGCCAACACCAACACTACTGACTCATAAGGGTATTCAATGCACCAAAGCTACTTGGATGGTGCTTTAAACTTAAAATCTGCAATAGCAGAGGCTTGTAGTTTAATGTAATCAAAGGGTGATCTTGATAGAATTGTATTGTCTTTCATGGTGAGCAGGGGATAGACTCTGAACAATATGATTAATAGCTTATCATTAATGGGTGCTTCTAATTTCAAAAGCTGAATTCTTCATATTACATGTAAATACTTTTACTGTCAATTAGCAAAATATCATCCTTAATTCaggtttttgacatttttctaagaagtctgcTGCATTTGAGAgagatttattatttatatacatctgGATCTGTCCTTTTATTATTGTTTAGTTTCCAACATTaattttttctataaatgtcTAGTAAGTCAACGATCCATCTTGTGCAATAAAAGGAAAGCATGTGAAGCAGTACAGGTTCTTTCTTCACAGATCCAAAGATTAGCCTTTTAACAGATCATAAAATACACTTTTCTACTGCTTCTATATAGCAAACTTGCTCAGATCCAAAACAACACTTTCTCTATCTTTCTTTTCATGATTTGAAAGCCTACAACATCCATCAAGAATTCGAGACAATACTATTGAAAACCAAGCTCAGTATAAATCTTAATCATCACACTTTCAAcaattacaaaacaaaaaaaaacacagtaaCCCACAAACCTATTTACTCTTACAAGGATACTTAATATAACCAACAAAATTTCAgccaaaaaaaatgaacaatgaCAACAAATCAAAGCCAAATTAATCATCAAAAGAGAAGTAGATACTAGACCAAGTGAATTCTTCACCCAATGATCAGGTTGTTGGATCTAGTGGGTCTTTTTTGTTTGAGTAGAATCCTCAATTGAGCCTTTTGACACTCCAGCTTTGAGCCCCAATgtctactactactactagtcTTTGATCCAATTGCTCTAACCACTCTAGGAAATTCAACAAACCCTTTAATCCCTCTCTTTATGTGAGGATTCTCTGGTTCTGGTGATGCTCTTCTCTGAATTGCTGCAGATAACGCAACGCTACTGCTAATGTTATCATATGATTTTTCAGCTAAAACTAACCTTGCGAGATTTCCTGGAAGACTATTAGCAGGAATTGCAGTTCTAGGCACTCTGTTGTCTATTCCTTGATTCATCTTCTCTGTTTCTGGTGATGCTTTGCTTTGAACaagttttgatgctttggcactGCTAAGATCATCAACACAATAGTTTTCAGCTAAAACAAACCTCTTAAACTTTCCTGGAACCttaaaatcttcttcttcattcatcTGCTCAAGTTTGGAATTGAAAGTATCAAGTTCTCTCCGTTGTTTGGAAATCTCCAATTCTTGTATTTTCTCTTCCAAGAAAACCTTGGCCTCTGAAAGCTTCATTTGAACTCTCTCTTCTCTCAACACTTCAGCCACTCTTAacatctttctttcttcctcaaTTTCCCTCTTCATGCAATCAATCTCTGCTTTATCTGATGTAATTTCTCTGGCAAGCTCTTGACATACTTTCTCCAATGCTTCTCTTGCTCTTCTCTCCTCTATAAGATCTTTAGCCAGTCTTTTGTTCAAAGACTCCAATTTTTTACGTGCTTTTCTTTCATATTCAAGCTTTGCCTTCAATTCCAGGATCTGTGCTCGAGATATGTCAACCTCAGATGTCTCCATTACAGGCTTGAAGAGAGTCGGATCCCACAAAGAAGACCCAGTTTCTTGACAATGATATTGATGCTTCAatttatgatgatgatggtgatgaggtTGTGAATAATAAAATGGATTCTCGTACAATTTCCAGGTTGGGAAAGTGGGATTCTCAGAGCTACTACTAGTAGtactgatcatcatcatcatcacctcctcctcctcctccatatcTTCttgttctgcttcttcttcttttctattttatcatttcattgatgcctttgccttttcttttggtgcttccttttctctttttctaatCTGTCAAAGAAAGCAATGGGGGTTGTAGGACCATTGATCCGCGAATGAAGTTCGCCTTGCAGATGTGGATTGATAAAGATTAAATACATCACATGCTCCTCCATCTTATTTAATTTTGATCGGTCTACATTTCAGTCTATTACTCCCTCTCTCTGCAAGTGAGTTCACTCCTCCACTAGTTACACATTGTCCACTTTGAGTCAGCTCATACTAACCCGCACAACTTTGTCTTCTTAAGCTCAATAGTCATTACCAGCACATGCACTAAGCATTTTGAAATGTGGGACAAAATACATAGCCCTATCGCCACCATGGGGATGTAGGTCAAGAAACTTAGTCTCGTCACCACTCAATAACTCACAAAGCTTGACATTGCAGAGAATTGATTAAATTTCATCTTTTTCTACATGAGACATCACAACCGACCATTCTTAAATACTGATAAAAGGATGAGTTGTATTGTGGATTTGTTGGTTTTACTTTGACAAGATTCCAGAGGACAAAAAACACGATTGTAGATCATCGGGCCTCCGCACAACCAAAGCCGAGTATCCTTACAGAAAATCAAGTCATTGAAAAGTTAAAAGAGAAAAGACACTCTAGGCTGAAGTGGAGGGGTCCTGTCCTACAATAACCTATTCTACGGGCCTTCACCACGACTATCTCCAATCATGGTCTTCAGTTCTATTCTCAATTCTACCATCATGcgtgtttttagtttttaccttgctagaaaataaatactaaataaGCAAAGATAAAACACCAATTGGGCCACAACTCACAAAGGCCAAAGCCATTCCAGAGACTTGCCTTAACAGGGGAATCATTTATGAATCATTTATTTATGGTACGAGTACGAGTTGGCCCCTGCCCAGCTTTAACACCAGAACCAGATGCAGCTTCGTATTTAAGTAAAGTAATTCAGACTCCTCGAACCACCTATGACACAATATGTGGACCAAGCCACAGGAAAATCAAGACCCACATAGGGCCTGGTGTCGAAACTTGTCTATCCGTTTGAGCAAATGCCTTACAAGTCAAGAAATTGGTCGCTGCAAAACCTCTGGCAACAAGCAACGTATGTCACAATGGGTCTCTATTTTCACAAGCGTTATGCTCCACCGAACTTCTATTTACTTATAAAATCATCAAGCATCTGTTCCTATTCTAGTTTCTGGATATCAAGACATCTAAatttattctgtttacactagtTTGTATTGCAGCGCAAGTAGTAAAAGAAACTCAGCCCCAAACCAGTTCCAATCAAACAACTCGTCCaagcaaatgaaaaataaacacatCGAAACCACGTTCTCTCTGGACTTTGTTATATTGATACTACCATTCACTGAGTAATTGCTCATTCGCAAAAGCTTGTGTCGTAAACAAGGAATAAAAGTTGAAATAATAAGATTCATATTATATAATGTCCAAACAAGAAGATTGAAAAGGTCACAACTTAGGAGTTCACATGCAGTGAAGTCACAACAAAATGGAACCGGACTACACGATACATCAGCTTGATAAAATATTAGAAGATCCCTAGGCCAACCTAACATCACAAAACCAACAAATAGCACTTGCTAAAAACTTATAAATCTGGCCATATCATGCATTGtcattcaattaaaaaaagaagtttcaGAGAACAATAATCATAAATCAGCAGTCAAGCTGGACCAAGTCCATAAGTATGCCACTGGTACAATCCGGTATAAAGTCTAAATCAAACCTTGAATTTGTCATACAAGACGACTATGAAGGCATCCCCAAAACTAACATATATTTGAAAACAAGCATCTCcattgaaaagtaaaaaaaccaCGATATATTTGGAAGGAAATGCGCAAAACAATGTCCAGCGGTGACCAGAGGCGTTCAAAAAAGATTCTCTTAATGATAGCTTCCTTAAAGCTAGGTTTGCTTTAATTGACGAAAACCTCAACCATGTTGATCGAATATAGCTTACAGGCAAATTGGTAAAAGCAAGAAcataaaaagagaaaggaaattaAGTTTTCAACATGTTAATATTGGAAATCCACACAAGCACCGCATATGTCAGAGATGAATGCAGAAGACACCGCACATATTTTTAGTTAAATATAAAAAAGCCAGATTCTTATTTATTATTATCAAGGCTTAAGCTAGCTGCTAGTAATATCATTAGAACAAACTGAACATTTGTTTCCTTCAAAATACATGAGTTGCCCATTCAGCTTTGCATTATCCCCAAGGAACAATCAGCCAAGTGTCTATAACACAAGAATAGGGCAGCCATTTTCTTGTCATCCTTTTAAACAAATTTCTTacattaaaattgaaaataccATTTGCACAACTACACAACAGGGACgtgagaaggagaagaggaaacATAAATAAATGATAAGAAAAGAATTTCATATTTGCTGAATGAGAATATATCAATTCTGAAAATGTGACATCAAACACAGTACACGCTCATAACTTAAATGACTCATCAATCAAGGATGAAAAGCACACGAAAAAAAGACATATAATTGATCACTTCAAAGGCGATATAACAACATGTTATTCATGAATCAAGATAGTAACAAACTGATTTTTCACATTCAATAAGGACGCACAATAAAGGCATCAGACATAgctgaaattcaaaaaaatcccAGCATATTATTcactcaaattaaacaaacaacCATAAGTAACAACTAACAACACAGAATTCTGCTCCTCAACACATATAGCTCACAAGGTAACAAACCAAGTGTTGCATGGGCTTTGCTTAAGGATATTAATCTTCACAAAGGAacagacataaaaaaaaattttcccaATGCTTCAAATTCGACATATTATTAGGACTTAATTCATTCCCAAGAGAGAAAAAGACATGGATTCAGTAATTTCATGAGCCGATATCCAACCCACAGACAATATGAAAGTCCCTAACAGTATCACAAAGTGAATATTCAACAACAAGCACACAGTAATTCATGGAACACGACAACACGTATGCCTAAAAGACTGAAATTTAACAAAATCAACCATTTGTAACTATCAGGTTTCTACCTTGAGTTTTCTGAATTCGATAACTGCACCAACTTCTTTGACATGAATCACAATTCAAACTCATCTTCAAGCTTCAATTGTTCTGCTGCTGCCTCTTCCTCCTCATCGTCAATCACAAAGTACGGGTTGTGGGCCTCCGGCTTAAACTTGTACCCTGTGAACACATAGAAGGCAAGGGTAGCCAATTCCCCAGCTACCACACTAGTCCAAAGGTACTTATAAGAGGTAATAGTCTCCAGTGCATAGACAACAACCCTCGTGAAGTAAATGTAACAAATCACCACTATGTAATACTGCCTAAACAATGTCAACTTCATCAAGTTCACGGCAGCTTTTCCATCTGTCCTGGCAGCCTCGCGGAGGTTCTTGATAGACCAAACAATAGGGAACAAAACAGCACAGCAACAGACCACATCTACAAGCAAGAACACCTGCTTCCATGTAATCCAGTCCTGCCCAAACGGCCCAGTCTCGTCAATCACGACCTGCGCAATATTAGCCACCACCTGGAGTGGAATCACAATCATCAACACCTTCTTTTCCTTGTCCTGCAAGTACGGCTTCAAGAACGACCATCCAGTACCGATCAACACAATAAGAGTGAACAACGTAGTTCCCTTCAGAAAGCTGAATATGTAAAACAACACATCCCAACCATGAGCGCTCCCAGTCCGCTTAATATACGACTTATCTTCAGCCTCGCAAATGAGATTCAGCGCCTTCAACAACACCACGGCTAGCATAAAGAAATGAATCCTAAAAACAGTGAGCCGCTTCTTGTACAAAACGTAAATCCATAGCCCAGCAAGACCACAATAAACCAAAGACAACAAGAAGTAAACCCTAGGTAGTACTGTTTTGCCGGCTGAGAGATAATCCCGGCGGCCGTTCTTGCCCTCAAGGTTGTACATGGCCGATTTCACATCCATCGAGACCTTCAATTCAGTGAGGCAATTTGCGAACACGAGCGTGAACTGGTCGGCATCGGTCATGGAATAAACCGTGGTAAAGGTCACTTGGTCCTTCTTCAAGGAATTAAAGGTGTAAACACTCTTGATTAGGTCAGATTGTAAAGCGCAGGCGATCTCTCCGTCCTCTAGCTGCTGGAGCACGTGGAGCCATGAGTCACGGGTGCAGAGAAAGAACCCGAGCTTTGAGCGATCGAGATCTGGGTTCGGGTTCGAGAGGGATATCTGGGAGACATTGAGCTCGATACGTCCAGTGTGAGTGAAACCAAACTCATCGAAGGGAATTATGGGGCGTTCGTCGGATCGGATCTCCGTGGACCGTATCTCCGCGATGGAAACAGAGCACAGTATCAAAACGcagagagagaagaggagagAACGAAAAGAGAGAGCCATATTGATCTGAAACAATTGATCTCTCTCTCAGATCTTACGAAGAAGATGAATAAGCCTCGTCTCTGATATCTCTACCGACTATTTCTAATTCATTGATTTATTTAGATATAAAATTAGGATGTGAATTGACAGTTTTGGGCACAGATATTGTTATAATTGTAATAATACCATTGAAGACCTTTTCTGCCGTTTGGACCGAATGGTATTTACAACATTGGAGGGAAGCTTAGACAGAAAGCAATGCCACAACTCACAATTTGCTTCTGGTTTAGTTTGGTGAACTAGAGTAGAGAACAAATGTACTTTTGGGCTCAAAAGTGTAGTTTCAAAAGGCATAAAATTTCCCCACAGCACCATATCAGACAAGGAGGAAATATGCATATGATTTTTACATGACAAGATGAGAATAAAATCAATATGAATCATGAATGTATTGATACTATTACTGACCAAGTAATACACAGTGTTCCAAGctaatatatatacatcttAGTTTACATGTATGAGGGTGGTATATATGAGTACCAATGAACTTGATAGCAGTACTTGTTTGAGTTTACTTCTTTCTGCCATCATCCCAACTGTGAAAATCATCTCAAGCTTGTAATTTAGGACAAACGCTAGCTCTGGGAGTCGCCATGGAACCTTTGAATGAACAGTAGTAGTACTCAGAAATCAGGAAACTatactttgttaacatattTGAGAGTCCCCAAAACTTACAAATATCAGGAAAACAAGGCTGTTGAGACACTGGGTCCTCTTCAAATTGTGGTGGAACTTGGCCATACACCATTTCGCAACTCATGTCTTCAAAATCTGAAAGACCGGGATTTTTATTAGTGTTTCAGTCACGAATCAAAGGTTCTGGGGACACACAATAATTAACTAAGCGAAGCATACATACTAGGGTTCATGGTTAAAGGAAGTCCAAACTCATTGGTGAAGAAATCCTGAGTAGGTATCTTGCACATATTCACACACATTCCCACACAGCCACTGTTCTCCAGGTACCTTTGATAAGAACAGAATCGTTGTAGCAAGTATAATTAGCATATGGAGTCTACTTTGCAAatgaaaatttatcatttgtcaGTTTTCCATTGTCTTTCAAGACTGAACTTGCTGTTCCCAGTTTGTTTAAGCAGAACAGAAGCATTTTCTCTGATACATCTGCTATGAAGATTGAACTAGAAGTGGTTACTACCTGCACTTCTTTATGTGAACTCCACTTCTTTGCTTCACCCCATCTACCTCCACTTCCACGACCTAATGGATTCTCATAAAATTATAACATGACAGCAATTCGTCAGACAAAGCAGAAAATATAAGTTTCAGATTGCAATTTACGGATAAGTTGGGAGATGCACACAACGAATATATACAAAGGGAAAAAGGACTGGATCCCATATTGCTTCACAAGGAAATGGTCTAACAAACTGAACAAAATTTTGTCTTATGTTGAAGTTGAAAGGCCTAACATAACATAGTATTGGCTTAGGGGCTATACAGACCAAAAACATGGTAATGGTATAAACAAGAGCTCGTGGATTTGCATGGTCTGCTAACGACAAGTAAAGAGTCATTTATTGAATCCTCTGATAGGGTTACGATACTTATGCTTCCATTTCTTAATACCCTTCTAGCGTATCTGAAGACTCAAAAAGTTTCGAGTTTCAACGGCTGCATTCCCCTACCATGGCTTCAGTACACTCACCTTCTGGGAGCAACTGATTAATATTCAATATGAAGGGTTTACtgattcaattaaaaaaattacagccaTGACATTGGCTACAATATCAACCTATCATAGATTTTGATTACCCATTCAATGGTCTCACAAGTTTTTAATCTTCGAATAGTCCGGAGATAGTGCATTAACCCCCTATTGACCAATTCAAAGCTTATGAAATCTCTTACACAAAAAAGAGTATCcaatatgaatttgatttttcaaaTACTGTATGGTCTATCAAGACGATAAATAGTGGGTTAGAACATAAATGCGAAAATTGCACCATCGATTTAAATTCACTCTAGAAGTCATCAATAGCCATGATATTGGCTACAATTCAGTAAacccttcattttgaatattAATCAGTTATTCCTAGAAACAGGTCTAACATAGCTTTTCCTGCAAGAGAAAATTAAGGTACACCTTTGCAACAATGCACAGAAGACTAAAATGATATAGGAGCAAAATAACAATTCAGTATTCTTTTACCTCAGAAGGACCAACCAACCAATGGAATAAAGGTACTGTCAATGCAGCATTGAACTCAGCAGCCCACCTTGTTGGTGGAAATAGTTTCCTGAACtgcataaagaaataaaaatatgatcAATTCCCTCTAATTGTTAGTCAGGTTCACCAACTGATCACAGACACTAAAAATTCAAGATCAAACTTCCACCTGAGCAGGCGCACCAGGAGGGAGCATTGAGAGAAGCACCTCTCGAACCACCTCCTGTTGCTGCATTCTAGACCTTCCCTTCATGACACTCTTAGACACATCAACAAACACTTCATAGTCATAATCAAAAAaccccttctccttctccttagtTTCCGCTCCAGATGGTCCAAACTTCTCCATTTTCCTAGCAAACAAAGTCATGAATGCCTTCTCGAAAAACCCATCATTGTATTTGGTTTTCTGTCCCATTGGAGCTGGCTCTCCTGACGGCTCTGCTATTCCACATCTGATATTACTCTTCTGGGTGATGCTGCATCTGTTGAATGTAAGACGTTGAGGAGTTCTCAAGTGGATTGCTTGAAGACTTGGAGTTAGAACTCCCATGAATGCGCTATAATTCTTCTCTTTACATCAAAACGATTCAATTTTTCCCTGATATTTCAACAAGAACAAATTCAGAACAAGAGTGCCTATCAACCACAAGGAGGAGATTATGGTTGGTAATATTaggcttttcttttttcagataGAATTTTTTGTAGCCATACGAAGTAATTACCGGGAAAAGGAGATTGATTTCATCCATTTGATTCAATGGGTGACAGACCCAAAACAAATTGGACTGTTTGAGGAACACAAGCTCTAGAAGCTTTTGCAGTTGTGACAGTTAAGAATGGAGTGACACGTGTGGATATAGTTGGCAGGATGTGAGGCTAAGCTGATGCCACGTTTGTACTGTAAAACCCAATTTGACTAGGCTTCCGGCTTCCCATAAAGTGGCCCAAGACATTGGGCCTCACCTTTTGGGTTATAGCTGGACTGGGTTTTCTGTGTAGGCCGTTCTAAGACCACAATTCAACAAGTTTTCAAAAATGGGCCAAATGGACGCAGCTCCGTTTCCCATTTGAGTCGTGACCCATTACACCCAATGGACCTTTTGATAGCAAAAGCCCAAATGGGCCCATCACAAGTCTTCTACAGTTGGCACAACACATTAACTGAGAGAAATAAATATGAGTACTGAATAGTAATTGAAGAGCAAGAGGACCACACAAGAAGGAAAAATATGGACAGCATATGAAAAATATGGGTCCAAATACTATGGTATTTGTGCTTCATATCAATATATATGACATATAACATTCATGAACTTGGATTTGGTTTATGGGCTATTGGGCTTGCCATTAATTTGTGTCACTAATGAAGTCCATTCACGGGTGAACTGGTGCTAGCTGCCCTCTCTCTCTGAATTTATTTGTACATGGTGTGTTATGAACATGTGTAGGTGG
Protein-coding regions in this window:
- the LOC120016770 gene encoding uncharacterized protein LOC120016770, which gives rise to MEEEEEVMMMMISTTSSSSENPTFPTWKLYENPFYYSQPHHHHHHKLKHQYHCQETGSSLWDPTLFKPVMETSEVDISRAQILELKAKLEYERKARKKLESLNKRLAKDLIEERRAREALEKVCQELAREITSDKAEIDCMKREIEEERKMLRVAEVLREERVQMKLSEAKVFLEEKIQELEISKQRRELDTFNSKLEQMNEEEDFKVPGKFKRFVLAENYCVDDLSSAKASKLVQSKASPETEKMNQGIDNRVPRTAIPANSLPGNLARLVLAEKSYDNISSSVALSAAIQRRASPEPENPHIKRGIKGFVEFPRVVRAIGSKTSSSSRHWGSKLECQKAQLRILLKQKRPTRSNNLIIG
- the LOC120016769 gene encoding protein CANDIDATE G-PROTEIN COUPLED RECEPTOR 7-like, coding for MALSFRSLLFSLCVLILCSVSIAEIRSTEIRSDERPIIPFDEFGFTHTGRIELNVSQISLSNPNPDLDRSKLGFFLCTRDSWLHVLQQLEDGEIACALQSDLIKSVYTFNSLKKDQVTFTTVYSMTDADQFTLVFANCLTELKVSMDVKSAMYNLEGKNGRRDYLSAGKTVLPRVYFLLSLVYCGLAGLWIYVLYKKRLTVFRIHFFMLAVVLLKALNLICEAEDKSYIKRTGSAHGWDVLFYIFSFLKGTTLFTLIVLIGTGWSFLKPYLQDKEKKVLMIVIPLQVVANIAQVVIDETGPFGQDWITWKQVFLLVDVVCCCAVLFPIVWSIKNLREAARTDGKAAVNLMKLTLFRQYYIVVICYIYFTRVVVYALETITSYKYLWTSVVAGELATLAFYVFTGYKFKPEAHNPYFVIDDEEEEAAAEQLKLEDEFEL
- the LOC120016771 gene encoding beta-carotene isomerase D27, chloroplastic-like, which codes for MGVLTPSLQAIHLRTPQRLTFNRCSITQKSNIRCGIAEPSGEPAPMGQKTKYNDGFFEKAFMTLFARKMEKFGPSGAETKEKEKGFFDYDYEVFVDVSKSVMKGRSRMQQQEVVREVLLSMLPPGAPAQFRKLFPPTRWAAEFNAALTVPLFHWLVGPSEVVEVEVDGVKQRSGVHIKKCRYLENSGCVGMCVNMCKIPTQDFFTNEFGLPLTMNPNFEDMSCEMVYGQVPPQFEEDPVSQQPCFPDICSMATPRASVCPKLQA